Proteins from a single region of Tamandua tetradactyla isolate mTamTet1 chromosome 12, mTamTet1.pri, whole genome shotgun sequence:
- the GPR65 gene encoding G-protein coupled receptor 65, whose protein sequence is MSSTCIEEQHDLDHFLFPIVYIIVFIISIPANIGSLCVSFLQAQKENELGIYLFSLSLTDLLYALTLPLWIDYTWNKDNWTLSHSLCKGSAFFMYLNFYSSTAFLTCIAVDRYLAIVHPLKFFFLRTRRFAFMVSLSIWVLEIIFNAVILWEDETAVEYCGAEKSNFTLCYDKYPLEKWQISLNLFRTCVGYAIPLVIIMICNQKVYQAVQHNQATENREKKRIVKLLVSITLTFVLCFTPFHVMLLIRSILEHDVNFDEHIFDHIKSGKQTFKMYRITVALTSLNCIADPILYCFISETGRSDMWNILKFCTGKCNKSQRQSKSILSMSTKEIVELEVLE, encoded by the coding sequence atgagcagcaCGTGTATTGAAGAACAGCATGACCTGGACCACTTTTTGTTTCCAATTGTTTACATCATTGTGTTTATCATCAGCATTCCAGCCAATATTGGATCTCTGTGTGTGTCTTTTCTGCAAGCACAGAAGGAAAATGAACTAGGAATTTACCTCTTCAGTTTATCACTGACAGATCTGCTGTATGCATTAACTCTTCCTCTCTGGATTGATTATACTTGGAATAAAGACAACTGGACTTTGTCCCACTCTTTGTGCAAAGGGAGTGCTTTCTTCATGTACCTGAATTTTTACAGCAGCACAGCATTCCTAACTTGCATTGCTGTTGATAGGTATTTAGCAATTGTTCAccctttgaagtttttttttctaaggACGAGAAGATTTGCATTTATGGTCAGCCTATCCATCTGGGTATTGGAAATTATCTTCAATGCTGTCATTTTGTGGGAAGATGAAACAGCTGTCGAATATTGTGGTGCTGAAAAGTCCAATTTTACTttatgctatgacaaataccctTTGGAGAAGTGGCAAATCAGTCTCAACTTGTTTAGGACATGTGTGGGCTATGCAATACCTTTGGTCATCATAATGATTTGCAATCAGAAAGTCTATCAAGCTGTGCAGCATAATCAAGCCACggaaaacagggaaaagaagagaattgTAAAGCTACTAGTTAGTATCACATTGACTTTCGTCTTATGCTTTACTCCCTTCCATGTGATGTTGCTGATTCGTAGCATTTTAGAGCATGATGTGAACTTTGATGAGCATATATTTGACCACATTAAGTCTGGGAAGcagacttttaaaatgtatagaaTCACGGTTGCATTGACAAGTTTAAATTGTATCGCTGATCCAATTCTGTACTGTTTTATATCTGAAACAGGGAGATCTGATATGTGGAACATATTAAAATTCTGTACTGGGAAGTGTAATAAATCACAGAGACAAAGCAAAAGTATACTTTCCATGTCTACAAAAGAGATTGTGGAATTAGAGGTCCTggaataa